In Fusarium oxysporum f. sp. lycopersici 4287 chromosome 6, whole genome shotgun sequence, a single window of DNA contains:
- a CDS encoding hypothetical protein (At least one base has a quality score < 10), translated as MLKTPVFRRYRGTELSADEAMLYFKVRDHIGQQSLDSGYGRQWTPRFARRGAGNAADGDAPNSVRDQTMCQDPRFMTFQSAYLNEIANFDLQNALTRDPRATADMVPDSVWANLAPYPEIVELREQRAQLKRSKYRIEGHEDEEEIRQLTNIIRTKRAYREKQVAKECREDYF; from the exons ATGCTAAAAACCCCAGTTTTTCGCCGATATCGTGGCACGGAGCTCTCTGCTGATGAGGCCATGCTGTATTTTAAGGTCAGAGACCACATAGGGCAGCAGAGTCTTGACTCGGGATATGGGAGGCAATGGACTCCTCGGTTCGCTAGGAGAGGTGCTGGCAACGCGGCTGATG GAGACGCGCCCAACTCCGTTCGCGATCAGACGATGTGCCAAGATCCTCGGTTTATGACCTTCCAAAGCGCGTACCTCAACGAGATTGCGAATTTTGACCTCCAGAATGC CCTCACGCGCGATCCTCGAGCTACGGCAGACATGGTGCCTGACTCAGTCTGGGCCAACCTGGCACCATATCCGGAAATCGTCGAGCTTCGAGAACAACGCGCACAATTGAAGCGGAGCAAGTACCGCATCGAGGGTcatgaggacgaggaagagatCCGACAGCTCACCAACATAATCCGAACGAAGAGGGCGTACCGCGAAAAGCAGGTCGCCAAAGAATGCCGCGAGGATTACTTCTAG